The nucleotide sequence CCATCCTGCAGATCGTCGCCACCCTCGGCGCGATCTTCTTCGTCAACCAGACCTTGTTCGTCATCGGCCTGATCGTGGTCGTGCCGTTGGTTGCGCTGACGCATACGATTTCCGTGCGTGCGCGCCCGTATTTTGACGCCGTGCTGCGCAATCAGGCCGAGTTGGCCGCGTGCACCGCCGAGACGTTTGCGGGACTCAAAACCACGCGCATTCATCGCCGCGAAAAAGAACGGGAGCGCACTTACACCCGGGTGTTGCATGCGCTGACCCGCAACGCCCTCAAGGCCAAAAAATTCCAGATCATTTTGGAAAGCGGATGGATGTTTCTCGGGGCCATCGTGCAGCTCGTCATCATCGTCATTGGCAGTCTGTTGGTCGTAAAGGACCTCGCCACTTTGGGTGATGTCATGGCGATCACCATGCTGGCGGTGCGCCTGTTCTCCCCTTTCAGCAAACTCGCGCGCTCATTCGATCAATTGCAGGAAAACTTTTCCGCGCTGCACCGCATTACGGATCTGCTCAATCAACCCGTCGAAGACACCGGCCCGTCATCGCGGCGGCGGGCACCTGCTGTAATCGACCATATCACGCTGCACGGGCTCTCGTTCCGTCACGCCGACAACGCCCACGATACCCTGTCCGAGATTTCGTGCCAAATCACCGGAGGCGAAACCGTGGCCATCGTCGGCCGCAGCGGCGCGGGAAAAACCACCCTGCTGGAACTGCTTTCCCGCCTGCACGAACCGAGCCATGGTCACATTGCCATCAACGGTGAGCCGCTCGATTCCTACTCGCTGACCAGTTTCCGCCGCATCGTGGGTCTGGTGGAACAGGATGTCTTCCTGTTTTCGAACACGGTGCGCGCCAACATCGCCTACGGTCGGCCGCATGCCACCGACGCCGAAATCGAAGCGGCCGCCCGCCGCGCCCACGCCCATGATTTCATCGAGAAACTTCCCCAAGGTTACGACACCTT is from Synoicihabitans lomoniglobus and encodes:
- a CDS encoding ABC transporter ATP-binding protein, with amino-acid sequence MKTSFATFWSELRKSRTELASCWDLLHPFRAKIAFVLALSALVTAADLARPIIYRWVIDHIALAPELSVDHRVTMLIQVGLALGLVLVFGWGCDYVRAFQGAALNYRVTERLRLRVLKRLLRLRLDALGKLTTGGMVARLNHDTSVLSQIVHRALLEPANAILQIVATLGAIFFVNQTLFVIGLIVVVPLVALTHTISVRARPYFDAVLRNQAELAACTAETFAGLKTTRIHRREKERERTYTRVLHALTRNALKAKKFQIILESGWMFLGAIVQLVIIVIGSLLVVKDLATLGDVMAITMLAVRLFSPFSKLARSFDQLQENFSALHRITDLLNQPVEDTGPSSRRRAPAVIDHITLHGLSFRHADNAHDTLSEISCQITGGETVAIVGRSGAGKTTLLELLSRLHEPSHGHIAINGEPLDSYSLTSFRRIVGLVEQDVFLFSNTVRANIAYGRPHATDAEIEAAARRAHAHDFIEKLPQGYDTLVGESGGTLSGGQRQRLGIARAFLINPQILLLDEATSQLDIESEEKIRQALAELVRGRTTFIVAHRLSTITNADRILVMDEGRICETGTHEELLARKGFYHRTVEIHREATAPR